From a single Oncorhynchus nerka isolate Pitt River linkage group LG11, Oner_Uvic_2.0, whole genome shotgun sequence genomic region:
- the LOC115137336 gene encoding lecithin retinol acyltransferase-like → MLYSLTFLVEKLSLLSNFKLFEFKWTDGKRKGAGCTERTTYSPAVAPLPLQRGDLLEVPRTLFTHFGIYLGDNKVAHLIPDIMPVLTNDKMIIKKVITNKRLIMGCLYKCAAVRVDTLDDFVYGSNILVNHMDRKCKAQQPFPNEEVAERAEQLVGAIPYSLLWNNCEHFVTYCRYGSAKSQQTEMFCEFLKSIIRDQRSVFLSVLLGIIYIICFGLAPSTTLPTILIPFTLWMAG, encoded by the exons ATGCTCTACTCGTTGACATTTCTCGTCGAAAAGCTATCCCTTCTCTCGAACTTCAAACTTTTTGAGTTTAAATGGACTGATGGGAAACGCAAAGGGGCGGGATGCACAGAACGCACGACATATAGTCCTGCAGTCGCGCCGTTGCCTCTCCAGAGAGGGGACCTTTTGGAGGTGCCGAGGACTTTGTTCACGCACTTCGGTATCTACTTGGGTGACAACAAAGTCGCTCACCTGATCCCAGATATCATGCCCGTGCTAACCAATGACAAGATGATCATCAAAAAAGTTATCACAAATAAGAGACTCATCATGGGTTGCTTGTACAAGTGTGCCGCGGTGCGCGTGGACACCTTGGATGACTTTGTATATGGCTCAAACATATTGGTGAATCATATGGATAGGAAATGCAAGGCGCAACAACCGTTCCCAAATGAAGAGGTTGCCGAGAGGGCAGAACAACTCGTCGGCGCCATCCCTTACAGTTTACTATGGAATAACTGCGAACATTTTGTTACATACTGCAGATACGGTTCAGCGAAAAGTCAGCAAACGGAAATG TTTTGTGAGTTCCTGAAATCAATCATCCGAGACCAGAGGAGTGTCTTTCTCAGTGTTCTCCTGGGAATTATCTACATCATCTGCTTTGGCCTGGCGCCTTCAACTACGTTACCCACAATCCTCATCCCCTTCACTCTGTGGATGGCCGGCTGA